The DNA window TGATATTATTTTTCTTGATATAGAGATGCGCCTATTAGACGGCGTGACGACCGCAAAACATATTCGCAGGTTAGACAAAGATGTTATTTTGATTTTTATAACTAATATGCCTCAATACGCCCTAAAAGGTTATGAAGTAGGCGCGTTAAATTATTTATTAAAACCGATAACATATTTCGCTTTTTCGCAAGAATTAAAAAGAGCAATAGAAAAAGTTCAAAGCAAAGAAAACAGCTATTTGATATTTTCCACAAAAGACGAAATAATACGGTTGCATATATCTGAAATCGCTTTTATTGAAAGCATGAAACACAAATTGATAATTCATGCCCGACAAAAGCAATATGTGATAACGGGCACGATGAAAGAAATGGAAAATAAATTGGAAAGATTTAATTTTTTTAGATGCAACAACTGTTATCTTGTAAATCTTGCCCGAGTGACCGGCGTTAAGGATAATTTAGCCATAATAGACGATTATGAATTGTTGATAAGCCGTCCTAGAAAAAAGGCGTTTATGGAAGCCTTAACCAAGTTTTTTGGAGATATGATATTATGAACGGCGAAGTAATACGGCATATACCGCGGTTTCATACCGCTTTGGCGGAATGGGCTGCCTGTTTTATTCTTATATTGTTTTTAAAGAAGCGTTTTAAAGGCTGGAAATTTGTTTTAATCGTCATATTAAGCCTAATTATCCAAAGCCTTTGGCAATATACGGCAGGCAAGCTGCCTTTGGCGTATTGGATTCCTGGAATGATGTTTGCCGTTTTTTTGATGTGGGCGTTTATATTTGTTGCCTGCGATGTTACGGCTTTGTCGGCGTTGTATTGGTGTATTCACGCCTTTATTATAGCGGAGTTTGCGGCCTCGTTTGAATGGCAAATTACTTTTTATATAACCTCAAATTTAGCATTAAAGCACTTAGTTCAACAGCTCATAGAGTATGCATTGTTATTTGTAATTTATAGCGTGGTTTTTGTTTTAAATTACTTTCTTGAGTCTAGATACATGAAAAACAAAACCATTTTAGAAATACGGGTAAGGGACTTAGCGACAGTATTTGGCATAGCCTTATCCGTTTTTGTAATAAGCAACTTAAGCTTTGTTACCCAACACACTCCTTTTAGCGGCAGGTATGCTGTAGAAATATTTTATATACGAACGCTGGTGGATTTAATAGGATTGGTTCTGTCGTACTCCCAGCGCGAACAAAAATTGTGGATGCACGCCAAAACCGAGATTAACGCGTTGCAAAATGTGTTAAACAGGCATTATGAACAATACCGCCATTCAAAAGAAACCATAGAGTTGATTAATCGCACCTATCATGACCTAAAACATCAAATAGCCGTGATTCGCGCTGAAAAAAATCCCCAAAAAAAAGCCGAATATTTGGACGCTTTGGAAAGCGGAATAAAGTATTACGAGGCACAAAACAAAACAGGCAACGCCGTTTTGGATGTTATTTTGACTTCCAAGTACATGGCTTGTATTGATAACAAGATTCACTTTTCATGCGTCGTTGACGGAAAACTTCTTGATTTTATGGATGTTTTAGATATTTGTTCAATATTTGGCAACGCTTTGGAAAACGCCATAGAAGGCGCAAAAAATATAAAAGACGAAGAACGAAGACTTATCAAGCTAGCCGTATACGCCCGAAACAATCTGTTAATCATTAATTTTGGCAACTATTATGAATCAAAATTAAAATTTGAGAACGGTCATTTGATAACTACCAAAAAAGACCATACGCTTCACGGCTATGGAATTAAAAGCATAAAGATGGCGGCGGCCAAATACGGCGGAACGGTCAATATTGACACCAAAGATAATTGGTTTAATCTTAGCATATTGATTCCCTTACAAAACAGCAATAAAAACGAGGTTAATAAAAATGAAGAAGTATGATTATTTGATAGTCGGCGCGGGACTTTTTGGAGCGGTGTTCGCCCATGAGGCCGCAAAACAAGGCAAGAGGTGTCTTGTTATTGACAAGAGAGACCATATAGGCGGCAATGTCTATACCAAAGAGATCGAAGGCATCAATGTCCATGTTTACGGCGCGCATATATTCCATACCAATGACAAAGACATTTGGGAATATGTTAATTCTTTTGCCGAATTCAACCGCTTTACTAACAGCCCAATAGCCCGATATAAAGACGAGTTATATAACCTACCGTTTAATATGAACACATTTTACGCGATGTGGGGCGTCAAGACGCCGCAAGAAGCTAAAGAGATTATCGCCCGTCAAGTTCAAGAAGCCAAAATAACACAACCAAAAAATTTAGAAGAGCAAGCCATATCTTTGGTAGGAACGGATATATATTTTAAGCTAATAAAAGGCTATACCGAAAAACAATGGGGTAAAGACGCGCGCGA is part of the Clostridiales bacterium genome and encodes:
- a CDS encoding response regulator transcription factor — translated: MRIKIAIVEDDKQSAKILASYINRYSKENNVEIDVMHYNDGGQIVYEYKPIYDIIFLDIEMRLLDGVTTAKHIRRLDKDVILIFITNMPQYALKGYEVGALNYLLKPITYFAFSQELKRAIEKVQSKENSYLIFSTKDEIIRLHISEIAFIESMKHKLIIHARQKQYVITGTMKEMENKLERFNFFRCNNCYLVNLARVTGVKDNLAIIDDYELLISRPRKKAFMEALTKFFGDMIL
- a CDS encoding GHKL domain-containing protein — protein: MNGEVIRHIPRFHTALAEWAACFILILFLKKRFKGWKFVLIVILSLIIQSLWQYTAGKLPLAYWIPGMMFAVFLMWAFIFVACDVTALSALYWCIHAFIIAEFAASFEWQITFYITSNLALKHLVQQLIEYALLFVIYSVVFVLNYFLESRYMKNKTILEIRVRDLATVFGIALSVFVISNLSFVTQHTPFSGRYAVEIFYIRTLVDLIGLVLSYSQREQKLWMHAKTEINALQNVLNRHYEQYRHSKETIELINRTYHDLKHQIAVIRAEKNPQKKAEYLDALESGIKYYEAQNKTGNAVLDVILTSKYMACIDNKIHFSCVVDGKLLDFMDVLDICSIFGNALENAIEGAKNIKDEERRLIKLAVYARNNLLIINFGNYYESKLKFENGHLITTKKDHTLHGYGIKSIKMAAAKYGGTVNIDTKDNWFNLSILIPLQNSNKNEVNKNEEV